Proteins encoded in a region of the Triticum dicoccoides isolate Atlit2015 ecotype Zavitan chromosome 3A, WEW_v2.0, whole genome shotgun sequence genome:
- the LOC119269753 gene encoding 5'-3' exoribonuclease 3-like isoform X1: MGVPAFYRWLAEKYPMVVVDVVEEEPVEIEGVQVPVDTSKPNPNGLEFDNLYLDMNGIIHPCFHPEDRPSPTTFAEVFQCMFDYIDRLFIMVRPRKLMYMAIDGVAPRAKMNQQRSRRFRAAKDAADAAEEEEKLREEFEREGRKLPPKLQSQTCDSNVITPGTEFMAVLSVALQYYIHRRLNYDPGWKQIKVILSDANVPGEGEHKIMSYIRGNRNLDGFNPNTRHCLYGLDADLIMLALATHEVHFSILREVVFTPGQQDKCFLCGQVGHLAAKCEGKAKRKAGEFDEKGDEIVPKKPYQFLNIWTLREYLEYEFRMPNPAFETDIERIIDDFIFMCFFVGNDFLPHMPTLEIREGAINLLMAVYKKEFPNMGGYLTDACTPDLNRVEHFIQAVGSYEDKIFQKRARLHQRQAERIKRDKAQAKRGDDLDPHVRGDLIVPVARFQGSRLASGAVASPYEHNGRSTEKGSQAKKARVSSSDSSLSAAVVEAEISVEAQARENKEDLKSMLKVALRDKSDLFNSENPEEDKIKLGEPGWRERYYEDKFGARTPEQIEEIRRDVVLKYTEGLCWVMHYYYEGVCSWQWFYPYHYAPFASDLKGLGQLNITFELGSPFKPFDQLMGVFPAASSHALPVQYRQLMTDPSSPIIDFYPIDFEVDMNGKRFSWQGIAKLPFIDEARLLSEIKKVEHTLTPEEARRNSTMYNMLFVNGAHPISPYIYSLSSKFGHLPDNERNEIKEELNPEASGGMNGYISLCGGDPSPPVFRSPVDGLEDIMDNQVICSIYKLPDPHKHIARPPPGVIIPKKIVEAGDLKPPPVLWHEDNGRRPYDNNRKHCDNSSRQNPAGSIQGRQLGEAAHRLVANSLNVRGGGQYPPARPYQTIMNGMQHYPNGMPPRMEQPAGRSGWHVPSDNLPNGQAPAYAQPSGHQYTRDNRGRQQPYARDSHSDSRGAGRHPSGYHQNSSNAYSSHTAPPSSGFGRYGQPPSYAGGYAAGVYQPAPYAGAQQWQQQPPHSSYSGGGAPAARPNSRPQQSQNRYSNLDRTSNRRPPGQGRY, translated from the exons ATGGGTGTCCCGGCGTTCTACCGCTGGCTCGCGGAGAAGTACCCGATGGTGGTGGTGGACGTGGTGGAGGAGGAGCCCGTGGAGATCGAGGGCGTCCAGGTCCCCGTCGACACCTCCAAGCCCAACCCCAACGGCCTCGAGTTCGACAACCTCTACCTCGACATGAACGGGATTATTCACCCCTGCTTCCACCCCGAGGACAGG CCCTCGCCGACAACATTCGCTGAGGTTTTCCAGTGCATGTTTGATTACATAGATAGGCTCTTTATCATGGTTCGCCCTCGGAAGCTTATGTACATGGCCATTG ATGGTGTGGCTCCTCGTGCTAAGATGAACCAGCAGCGCTCTAGACGATTCAGAGCTGCAAAAGATGCTGCTGATGCG GCTGAAGAGGAAGAAAAACTGCGTGAAGAGTTTGAGAGGGAAGGAAGAAAGCTTCCTCCAAAACTGCAATCACAAACATGTGATTCTAATGTTATTACTCCCGGCACAGAGTTTATGGCTGTTCTATCAGTTGCTTTGCAGTACTACATCCACCGCAGATTGAATTATGATCCTGGATGGAAACAAATTAAA GTTATTCTTTCTGATGCCAATGTTCCTGGTGAAGGGGAACATAAAATCATGTCCTATATTCGTGGCAATAGGAACCTTGATGGATTTAACCCAAATACCCGACATTGCCTGTACGGCCTG GATGCAGATCTAATCATGTTAGCTCTAGCAACACACGAAGTGCACTTCTCCATACTGAGAGAG GTGGTTTTCACACCTGGACAGCAGGACAAATGCTTCTTGTGTGGTCAAGTTGGACATCTAGCAGCAAAGTGTGAAGGAAAGGCAAAACGGAAAGCTGGGGAGTTTGATGAGAAGGGTGATGAAATAGTACCAAAGAAACCTTACCAG TTCTTGAATATATGGACCCTGCGAGAGTACCTAGAATACGAGTTCCGAATGCCAAATCCAGCTTTCGAGACTGATATTGAACGCATCATTGATGATTTCATCTTCATGTGCTTTTTTGTTGGCAATGATTTTCTTCCACACATGCCGACACTAGAGATTCGTGAG GGAGCTATTAATTTGTTAATGGCTGTATACAAGAAGGAATTTCCTAATATGGGTGGCTATTTAACTGACGCTTGCACG CCTGATCTGAATAGAGTCGAACACTTCATTCAAGCAGTTGGTTCATACGAGGataaaatatttcagaaaagaGCTCGTTTGCACCAG CGTCAAGCTGAAAGAATAAAACGTGATAAAGCCCAAGCAAAGCGAGGTGATGATCTGGATCCCCATGTAAGGGGTGATCTTATTGTACCTGTTGCACGTTTCCAAGGATCTCGCCTTGCCTCTGGGGCTGTGGCTTCACCATATGAACATAATGGACGTAGCACGGAAAAGGGCAGTCAAGCTAAGAAAGCACGTGTATCATCTTCAGATTCCAGCCTTTCTGCTGCTGTTGTTGAAGCTGAAATTAGCGTTGAAGCACAG GCACGTGAAAACAAAGAAGACCTGAAGTCAATGCTTAAAGTTGCACTTCGTGATAAATCAGATCTTTTTAATTCTGAAAATCCCGAGGAGGACAAG ATAAAGCTTGGAGAACCAGGATGGAGAGAAAGGTATTATGAAGACAAGTTTGGGGCAAGAACACCTGAGCAAATTGAAGAAATACGTAGAGATGTT GTTCTCAAATATACTGAAGGTTTGTGTTGGGTAATGCACTACTATTATGAAGGTGTCTGCTCATGGCAATG GTTTTACCCTTATCACTATGCCCCTTTTGCTTCGGATTTAAAAGGTTTAGGCCAGCTTAATATAACTTTTGAACTTGGGTCACCATTCAAACCTTTCGATCAGCTTATGGGAGTTTTCCCAGCGGCGAG CTCACATGCACTCCCTGTACAGTATCGGCAATTGATGACCGATCCTAGTTCGCCAATAATTGACTTTTATCCGATTG ATTTTGAAGTAGATATGAATGGAAAGAGGTTTTCTTGGCAG GGGATAGCTAAGCTGCCCTTCATTGATGAAGCTAGGTTGCTGTCTGAGATTAAAAAAGTCGAGCATACTTTGACG CCTGAAGAAGCAAGGCGAAACAGTACAATGTACAATATGCTTTTTGTGAATGGCGCACACCCAATTTCGCCTTATATCTACTCTCTCAGCAGCAAATTCGGACATCTGCCTGATAACGAGCGAAATGAAATTAAAGAGGAACTCAATCCCGAAGCTAG TGGAGGAATGAATGGTTACATCTCACTTTGTGGTGGGGATCCAAGTCCGCCTGTCTTTAGATCTCCTGTGGATGGACTGGAGGATATTATGGACAATCAAGTGAT ATGCTCAATTTACAAGCTTCCAGACCCTCATAAGCACATAGCACGTCCACCTCCTGGTGTTATCATACCCAAGAAG ATTGTTGAAGCTGGTGACCTGAAACCACCGCCTGTGCTGTGGCATGAAGACAATGGCAGGAGGCCTTATGACAATAACAGGAAGCATTGTGATAACAGCAGCAG ACAAAACCCTGCAGGATCGATACAGGGCCGCCAACTAGGGGAGGCTGCACACCGACTAGTTGCAAACAGCTTGAATGTTCGCGGTGGCGGACAATACCCCCCGGCTAGGCCATATCAAACTATAATGAATGGTATGCAGCATTATCCAAACGGAATGCCACCAAGGATGGAGCAGCCTGCTGGACGTTCTGGTTGGCATGTTCCTAGTGATAATCTACCCAATGGTCAGGCACCAGCCTATGCGCAGCCATCAGGTCATCAGTATACAAGAGATAATCGCGGAAGGCAACAACCATATGCGAGAGACAGCCACAGTGATTCAAGAGGAGCAGGCCGGCATCCATCTGGATACCATCAGAATAGTAGCAACGCATATTCATCACATACTGCTCCTCCGTCATCGGGTTTTGGACGATATGGGCAACCCCCCTCGTATGCTGGGGGCTATGCTGCTGGGGTCTACCAGCCTGCACCATATGCAGGAGCCCAACAGTGGCAGCAGCAACCACCTCATAGTTCCTATTCTGGAGGTGGGGCGCCTGCTGCTAGACCTAATTCACGACCGCAGCAGTCACAGAACCGCTACAGCAACTTAGATAGGACTTCAAACAGGAGACCACCAGGTCAGGGCCGCTACTAG
- the LOC119269753 gene encoding 5'-3' exoribonuclease 3-like isoform X2: MNQQRSRRFRAAKDAADAAEEEEKLREEFEREGRKLPPKLQSQTCDSNVITPGTEFMAVLSVALQYYIHRRLNYDPGWKQIKVILSDANVPGEGEHKIMSYIRGNRNLDGFNPNTRHCLYGLDADLIMLALATHEVHFSILREVVFTPGQQDKCFLCGQVGHLAAKCEGKAKRKAGEFDEKGDEIVPKKPYQFLNIWTLREYLEYEFRMPNPAFETDIERIIDDFIFMCFFVGNDFLPHMPTLEIREGAINLLMAVYKKEFPNMGGYLTDACTPDLNRVEHFIQAVGSYEDKIFQKRARLHQRQAERIKRDKAQAKRGDDLDPHVRGDLIVPVARFQGSRLASGAVASPYEHNGRSTEKGSQAKKARVSSSDSSLSAAVVEAEISVEAQARENKEDLKSMLKVALRDKSDLFNSENPEEDKIKLGEPGWRERYYEDKFGARTPEQIEEIRRDVVLKYTEGLCWVMHYYYEGVCSWQWFYPYHYAPFASDLKGLGQLNITFELGSPFKPFDQLMGVFPAASSHALPVQYRQLMTDPSSPIIDFYPIDFEVDMNGKRFSWQGIAKLPFIDEARLLSEIKKVEHTLTPEEARRNSTMYNMLFVNGAHPISPYIYSLSSKFGHLPDNERNEIKEELNPEASGGMNGYISLCGGDPSPPVFRSPVDGLEDIMDNQVICSIYKLPDPHKHIARPPPGVIIPKKIVEAGDLKPPPVLWHEDNGRRPYDNNRKHCDNSSRQNPAGSIQGRQLGEAAHRLVANSLNVRGGGQYPPARPYQTIMNGMQHYPNGMPPRMEQPAGRSGWHVPSDNLPNGQAPAYAQPSGHQYTRDNRGRQQPYARDSHSDSRGAGRHPSGYHQNSSNAYSSHTAPPSSGFGRYGQPPSYAGGYAAGVYQPAPYAGAQQWQQQPPHSSYSGGGAPAARPNSRPQQSQNRYSNLDRTSNRRPPGQGRY, encoded by the exons ATGAACCAGCAGCGCTCTAGACGATTCAGAGCTGCAAAAGATGCTGCTGATGCG GCTGAAGAGGAAGAAAAACTGCGTGAAGAGTTTGAGAGGGAAGGAAGAAAGCTTCCTCCAAAACTGCAATCACAAACATGTGATTCTAATGTTATTACTCCCGGCACAGAGTTTATGGCTGTTCTATCAGTTGCTTTGCAGTACTACATCCACCGCAGATTGAATTATGATCCTGGATGGAAACAAATTAAA GTTATTCTTTCTGATGCCAATGTTCCTGGTGAAGGGGAACATAAAATCATGTCCTATATTCGTGGCAATAGGAACCTTGATGGATTTAACCCAAATACCCGACATTGCCTGTACGGCCTG GATGCAGATCTAATCATGTTAGCTCTAGCAACACACGAAGTGCACTTCTCCATACTGAGAGAG GTGGTTTTCACACCTGGACAGCAGGACAAATGCTTCTTGTGTGGTCAAGTTGGACATCTAGCAGCAAAGTGTGAAGGAAAGGCAAAACGGAAAGCTGGGGAGTTTGATGAGAAGGGTGATGAAATAGTACCAAAGAAACCTTACCAG TTCTTGAATATATGGACCCTGCGAGAGTACCTAGAATACGAGTTCCGAATGCCAAATCCAGCTTTCGAGACTGATATTGAACGCATCATTGATGATTTCATCTTCATGTGCTTTTTTGTTGGCAATGATTTTCTTCCACACATGCCGACACTAGAGATTCGTGAG GGAGCTATTAATTTGTTAATGGCTGTATACAAGAAGGAATTTCCTAATATGGGTGGCTATTTAACTGACGCTTGCACG CCTGATCTGAATAGAGTCGAACACTTCATTCAAGCAGTTGGTTCATACGAGGataaaatatttcagaaaagaGCTCGTTTGCACCAG CGTCAAGCTGAAAGAATAAAACGTGATAAAGCCCAAGCAAAGCGAGGTGATGATCTGGATCCCCATGTAAGGGGTGATCTTATTGTACCTGTTGCACGTTTCCAAGGATCTCGCCTTGCCTCTGGGGCTGTGGCTTCACCATATGAACATAATGGACGTAGCACGGAAAAGGGCAGTCAAGCTAAGAAAGCACGTGTATCATCTTCAGATTCCAGCCTTTCTGCTGCTGTTGTTGAAGCTGAAATTAGCGTTGAAGCACAG GCACGTGAAAACAAAGAAGACCTGAAGTCAATGCTTAAAGTTGCACTTCGTGATAAATCAGATCTTTTTAATTCTGAAAATCCCGAGGAGGACAAG ATAAAGCTTGGAGAACCAGGATGGAGAGAAAGGTATTATGAAGACAAGTTTGGGGCAAGAACACCTGAGCAAATTGAAGAAATACGTAGAGATGTT GTTCTCAAATATACTGAAGGTTTGTGTTGGGTAATGCACTACTATTATGAAGGTGTCTGCTCATGGCAATG GTTTTACCCTTATCACTATGCCCCTTTTGCTTCGGATTTAAAAGGTTTAGGCCAGCTTAATATAACTTTTGAACTTGGGTCACCATTCAAACCTTTCGATCAGCTTATGGGAGTTTTCCCAGCGGCGAG CTCACATGCACTCCCTGTACAGTATCGGCAATTGATGACCGATCCTAGTTCGCCAATAATTGACTTTTATCCGATTG ATTTTGAAGTAGATATGAATGGAAAGAGGTTTTCTTGGCAG GGGATAGCTAAGCTGCCCTTCATTGATGAAGCTAGGTTGCTGTCTGAGATTAAAAAAGTCGAGCATACTTTGACG CCTGAAGAAGCAAGGCGAAACAGTACAATGTACAATATGCTTTTTGTGAATGGCGCACACCCAATTTCGCCTTATATCTACTCTCTCAGCAGCAAATTCGGACATCTGCCTGATAACGAGCGAAATGAAATTAAAGAGGAACTCAATCCCGAAGCTAG TGGAGGAATGAATGGTTACATCTCACTTTGTGGTGGGGATCCAAGTCCGCCTGTCTTTAGATCTCCTGTGGATGGACTGGAGGATATTATGGACAATCAAGTGAT ATGCTCAATTTACAAGCTTCCAGACCCTCATAAGCACATAGCACGTCCACCTCCTGGTGTTATCATACCCAAGAAG ATTGTTGAAGCTGGTGACCTGAAACCACCGCCTGTGCTGTGGCATGAAGACAATGGCAGGAGGCCTTATGACAATAACAGGAAGCATTGTGATAACAGCAGCAG ACAAAACCCTGCAGGATCGATACAGGGCCGCCAACTAGGGGAGGCTGCACACCGACTAGTTGCAAACAGCTTGAATGTTCGCGGTGGCGGACAATACCCCCCGGCTAGGCCATATCAAACTATAATGAATGGTATGCAGCATTATCCAAACGGAATGCCACCAAGGATGGAGCAGCCTGCTGGACGTTCTGGTTGGCATGTTCCTAGTGATAATCTACCCAATGGTCAGGCACCAGCCTATGCGCAGCCATCAGGTCATCAGTATACAAGAGATAATCGCGGAAGGCAACAACCATATGCGAGAGACAGCCACAGTGATTCAAGAGGAGCAGGCCGGCATCCATCTGGATACCATCAGAATAGTAGCAACGCATATTCATCACATACTGCTCCTCCGTCATCGGGTTTTGGACGATATGGGCAACCCCCCTCGTATGCTGGGGGCTATGCTGCTGGGGTCTACCAGCCTGCACCATATGCAGGAGCCCAACAGTGGCAGCAGCAACCACCTCATAGTTCCTATTCTGGAGGTGGGGCGCCTGCTGCTAGACCTAATTCACGACCGCAGCAGTCACAGAACCGCTACAGCAACTTAGATAGGACTTCAAACAGGAGACCACCAGGTCAGGGCCGCTACTAG
- the LOC119272387 gene encoding uncharacterized protein LOC119272387: MRRLVQCSLDGLVASLRHLCPGLSDDDALWHLSLSRADLRAAVASARGAALSSFRLTALELEAAFQAADKAARHLKPAALALFASSVVLSVERDAVSLLNNKRTLSSADILHLSTMLLPSPLPDELPHPPLEERFTAAFKLITRRRNLLIRWYNRWVELADAALCKYAQQTAAHYQLHVIYGIGSVHYEFNMDQSFHISFMAWPKDPNCAREAPVFFFAEALPSGSDFCEEDITLCCTVQPSPSEVDRCHECLTGNFQIDHPDESENFSGGQYYTLDADGTVKDLDCPIKSDADFRCFDPVRDIGFVEYLDQELTSYISSQPSSRIRRFYRENIDEAILDYCSGIM, translated from the exons ATGCGCCGCCTTGTTCAGTGCTCACTTGATGGATTGGTTGCCTCACTTCGCCATCTCTGtcctggcctctccgatgatgatgCCCTTTGGCACCTCAGTCTCTCCCGCGCCGACCTCCGTGCCGCTGTTGCCTCCGCGCGCGGTGCTGCCCTGTCGTCGTTCCGTCTGACGGCATTGGAGCTGGAAGCCGCCTTTCAAGCGGCTGACAAGGCAGCACGGCATCTGAAACCTGCGGCCCTTGCGCTCTTCGCTTCTTCCGTTGTGCTTTCTGTGGAACGTGACGCTGTCTCACTGCTCAACAACAAGCGTACGCTTTCCTCGGCTGACATTCTGCACCTCTCCACCATGTTGCTGCCTTCCCCACTACCAGATGAGCTGCCACACCCTCCTCTTGAAGAGCGGTTCACGGCGGCCTTTAAACTCATCACTAGAAGGAGGAACCTTCTCATAAGATGGTACAATCGATGGGTGGAATTAGCGGATGCAGCGTTGTGCAAGTATGCCCAGCAAACTGCGGCACATTATCAGCTTCATGTCATCTATGGCATTGGTTCCGTGCACTatgagttcaatatggatcagtctttcCATATTAGTTTTATGGCGTGGCCAAAGGATCCTAACTGTGCTAGAGAAGCTCCTGTGTTTTTCTTTGCTGAAGCACTTCCGTCTGGCTCCGACTTTTGTGAAGAGGACATCACCTTGTGCTGTACAGTACAGCCATCACCAAGTGAAGTTG ATAGGTGCCATGAATGTCTTACCGGGAACTTTCAAATTGACCACCCGGATGAATCTGAGAACTTTTCTGGTGGGCAGTACTACACTTTGGATGCCGATGGAACAGTCAAAGACCTGGATTGCCCCATCAAAAGTGATGCTGACTTCAGGTGTTTCGATCCTGTCAGAGACATTGGTTTCGTGGAGTACCTGGATCAAGAGTTAACCAGTTACATATCCTCTCAGCCCTCCAGCCGCATTCGTCGTTTTTACAGAGAAAACATCGATGAAGCTATCTTGGACTACTGCAGCGGAATTATGTGA